One Syntrophaceae bacterium DNA window includes the following coding sequences:
- a CDS encoding glycosyltransferase family 2 protein has translation MVSVVVPTYNRAHYLGEAIDSILRQDIVDCELEIIVVDDGSKDNTAEIVRSYGTHVRYIRQENQGAGVARNRGIEEARGEWIAFLDSDDRWLSYKLSLQFKVLEHFPGINVIHSNFYTFDGDRIIIPRGLDYWVTSIRGGKTIDWSDAYSRKYRASEFGINLYGKDFDIYSGNIFASLLHASYGACWTMLIHRSCLKEHIRFAANFPTWEDYWFLCKLAECNDIVFVDVATAENRGHKGLRLTTRTDFIDPLLCHCEIIKHIFMMSKSPYKPDDQAILAKCVQIHTWLLREYLKKGDLTAAKQARIAISEMGGVPSNAADWLYRLISYLPFNVVSHLVSAKRRIIGC, from the coding sequence TTGGTCTCTGTCGTTGTCCCCACCTATAACAGGGCCCATTACCTGGGAGAGGCCATAGACAGCATTTTGCGGCAGGATATCGTCGATTGTGAGTTGGAGATCATCGTGGTCGATGATGGGTCGAAGGACAACACGGCGGAAATTGTTCGCAGCTACGGAACGCACGTACGGTATATTCGCCAAGAGAATCAGGGGGCCGGTGTGGCGAGGAACCGTGGTATTGAGGAGGCACGCGGGGAGTGGATCGCATTTCTGGACTCCGATGATAGATGGCTTTCGTATAAGTTGTCCCTTCAATTCAAGGTGCTCGAGCATTTCCCGGGAATCAATGTCATTCACTCGAATTTTTATACATTCGATGGGGATCGCATCATCATCCCTCGGGGTCTGGACTATTGGGTTACCTCGATCAGGGGCGGAAAAACAATAGATTGGTCAGATGCATACTCGAGAAAGTATCGTGCATCTGAATTCGGCATTAATCTCTACGGAAAAGACTTTGACATCTATTCGGGCAACATCTTCGCCTCTTTGCTTCATGCATCATATGGAGCTTGCTGGACGATGCTCATTCATCGGAGTTGTTTGAAGGAGCATATACGTTTTGCGGCAAACTTCCCGACATGGGAAGATTACTGGTTCTTGTGCAAATTGGCCGAATGCAACGACATTGTTTTTGTCGATGTAGCGACCGCAGAAAACAGGGGTCATAAAGGGCTACGCTTAACAACAAGAACCGACTTTATTGATCCTTTGCTCTGTCACTGCGAGATCATAAAACATATTTTCATGATGTCGAAAAGCCCTTACAAGCCGGATGATCAAGCGATCTTGGCGAAGTGCGTACAAATACACACCTGGCTGCTCAGAGAGTATCTGAAAAAAGGAGATCTGACCGCAGCAAAGCAAGCAAGGATCGCAATCAGTGAAATGGGTGGCGTACCTTCCAACGCGGCGGATTGGCTGTACAGGCTGATCAGCTACCTGCCTTTCAACGTCGTCAGTCATCTGGTAAGTGCGAAAAGGCGTATTATAGGCTGTTGA
- a CDS encoding glycosyltransferase, which yields MDYFFGTEGGTERQVLELVTGLDQKRYLPTFAVLQTSNYIERGEFPCRVRVLNIRSVTMPSAIVKMSAFAMEIRRSDIDLVHVYFNDAAILAPIFSKIGGARVISSRRDMGYWYTPRILRLLRMSNRFVDRIAVNSLAVKRNVAIMEGYPANRIKVLRNGMNVARFESEKDPGFRNRLGIGSAEHIVGTVSNLYAVKRPKDLIRAVALIRERIGNVHLVFVGGGPIEIEPLKEFVRDVGMTGKVHFLGRVADAIPIIKHFDVCVSCSESEGLSNSIIEYMGCGKPVVCTAAGGNPELVKDGVNGFLVNVGDVRALANKIQDILHNESLKYALGHNGKNRYYREFTSDRMTAAHMEMYDEVLNGPTQQ from the coding sequence ATGGACTACTTCTTCGGCACCGAGGGCGGTACGGAAAGACAGGTGCTGGAGCTGGTTACGGGCCTTGACCAGAAGCGATATCTGCCGACGTTCGCAGTTCTTCAAACGTCAAATTATATTGAGCGAGGCGAATTTCCATGCAGGGTTCGGGTGTTGAACATCCGCAGCGTGACTATGCCTTCGGCAATCGTGAAGATGTCGGCGTTCGCCATGGAGATCAGAAGATCCGACATTGATCTCGTACATGTCTATTTCAACGACGCGGCAATCTTGGCGCCTATTTTTTCAAAAATTGGGGGTGCAAGGGTAATCTCTTCCAGGCGTGACATGGGTTATTGGTACACGCCGCGCATTCTTCGGCTCTTGAGAATGTCGAATCGATTCGTAGACAGGATCGCAGTAAACAGCCTGGCGGTGAAGAGAAATGTCGCAATTATGGAGGGATACCCGGCAAATAGGATCAAAGTACTCCGCAATGGCATGAACGTTGCCCGCTTCGAATCGGAAAAAGACCCCGGATTCAGGAATCGGCTTGGTATTGGATCGGCCGAACATATCGTCGGAACTGTATCTAATCTCTATGCAGTCAAGAGACCCAAAGATTTGATACGCGCGGTCGCGTTGATCCGGGAGCGGATCGGTAATGTCCATCTCGTTTTCGTCGGCGGCGGGCCGATAGAGATCGAGCCTTTAAAAGAATTTGTTAGGGATGTTGGGATGACAGGAAAGGTGCATTTTCTCGGGAGGGTAGCGGACGCGATCCCGATTATCAAGCATTTCGACGTATGTGTGTCATGTTCGGAATCCGAAGGGCTGTCGAATTCCATCATCGAGTACATGGGTTGCGGAAAACCGGTCGTTTGCACGGCAGCAGGCGGTAATCCTGAACTGGTAAAGGACGGGGTAAACGGATTTCTCGTAAATGTCGGGGATGTGAGGGCGCTGGCGAACAAGATTCAAGACATCCTGCACAACGAATCGTTGAAGTATGCGCTCGGCCACAACGGTAAGAATCGATATTATCGTGAGTTCACAAGCGATCGGATGACAGCGGCGCATATGGAGATGTATGATGAGGTCCTGAACGGGCCTACCCAACAATAA
- a CDS encoding GNAT family N-acetyltransferase, whose amino-acid sequence MLRIQAADESLFNNSREAWNALVLSMNRPSVFCTWEWIHAWLRILGQSYQPLILFAYKGNTLVGALPLAVKTMRIEDGVIPGRIITFCGSRELYPDHMDIIASAEDAWECLHAAMHYLSVEFRSWDVMHFSHLSDDAALLEYIRSSCPEPEIPHVSLAPYIPIRDAFDGNYEKYMMSLSRNKRHDLRRRNKKLILEDGVLYAADDPKKNPDCIRTLFTLHKMRADSKGIVTTFSGQALQAFHEEIAGIFQDKGWLTLRVMKRGDKVLASLYCFTFAGRVFAYQLGIDPAWEPKGIGSAVLYNMVEEAFQRKCIEFDFLRGGEEYKGSWTEHARSQYTANIYNSSVTGQMIRKSGKMRALAKRWVKG is encoded by the coding sequence ATGCTGAGAATACAGGCGGCCGACGAGAGTCTATTCAACAACAGCAGAGAGGCATGGAACGCTCTCGTACTATCGATGAACCGACCGTCAGTGTTCTGCACATGGGAATGGATTCACGCATGGCTGAGAATTCTAGGCCAGTCTTATCAACCCCTCATCCTTTTCGCATATAAAGGCAACACTCTGGTGGGCGCTCTTCCTCTTGCGGTGAAAACCATGCGCATCGAAGACGGGGTTATCCCGGGCCGGATCATCACCTTTTGTGGAAGCCGCGAGTTGTACCCTGATCATATGGACATCATTGCTTCAGCAGAAGACGCTTGGGAATGCCTGCACGCAGCCATGCATTACCTTTCGGTCGAATTCAGATCCTGGGACGTTATGCATTTCTCGCATTTGTCGGACGATGCAGCGCTGCTGGAATACATCCGGTCGAGCTGCCCGGAGCCCGAAATCCCGCACGTATCCCTCGCGCCATATATACCAATCCGTGATGCATTTGATGGCAATTATGAGAAGTACATGATGTCGCTGAGCAGAAACAAGAGACACGATCTGCGCAGAAGAAATAAAAAATTGATATTGGAAGACGGTGTCCTGTATGCAGCGGATGATCCGAAGAAAAATCCTGATTGCATCCGCACGCTGTTCACGCTGCATAAGATGCGGGCAGACAGCAAGGGAATAGTGACGACGTTTTCAGGGCAGGCGCTGCAGGCTTTTCATGAAGAGATAGCGGGTATCTTTCAGGACAAAGGGTGGCTGACCTTACGGGTAATGAAGAGGGGAGATAAGGTATTGGCATCGCTTTATTGCTTTACGTTCGCGGGCAGGGTGTTCGCCTATCAGTTGGGGATTGATCCAGCGTGGGAACCAAAGGGAATCGGCTCGGCGGTTCTATACAACATGGTGGAGGAAGCGTTCCAGCGTAAATGCATCGAGTTTGATTTTTTGCGCGGCGGTGAAGAGTACAAGGGCAGCTGGACGGAGCATGCCAGGTCTCAGTACACAGCAAATATCTATAACAGTTCCGTCACGGGGCAGATGATTCGAAAATCTGGAAAGATGCGGGCACTGGCCAAACGGTGGGTGAAAGGCTGA
- a CDS encoding polysaccharide deacetylase family protein, producing the protein MRTKVGALVQHVLSQAFSSENRSPSIAVLMYHEVLEDEHDVDAWTVVRASEFRKQMVYLKSNYDVINLDAARDLIKNGERSKGKYTVVTFDDGYAGNLSTVLPIMASLNLSFTVFCATEAAEQGALYWWDRVIHYALANRKKVTLTDMRLGTYDFSKGMRRESRWKEIQRLLTDLKRMGGERRRQIVHSIECQVDASKQHGHLRPMTPLQVRELASTSLVTVGAHSHTHDILTQLRPEEAEDSILRSKNKLEAWTGKSIKYFSYPNGDFSPPLMRAVKRAGFLAAVCTEERAWRHTDDIYAIPRIAIGRYDSLSRFKRKLAQTK; encoded by the coding sequence ATGCGCACTAAGGTCGGCGCGTTGGTGCAACATGTCCTTTCACAGGCATTTTCGTCAGAAAACAGAAGTCCAAGTATTGCTGTGCTGATGTATCATGAGGTGCTCGAAGACGAGCACGACGTCGATGCGTGGACGGTTGTACGTGCGAGTGAGTTCAGAAAGCAAATGGTGTACCTGAAGAGCAATTATGATGTCATCAACCTTGATGCGGCAAGAGATCTCATAAAGAACGGGGAAAGGAGTAAGGGGAAATACACAGTGGTGACATTCGACGACGGGTATGCGGGCAACCTCAGCACGGTATTGCCCATAATGGCGTCGCTGAACCTATCCTTCACCGTATTCTGCGCAACGGAGGCCGCAGAGCAGGGTGCGCTGTACTGGTGGGATAGGGTCATCCATTATGCACTGGCCAATAGAAAAAAGGTCACGCTAACGGATATGCGTCTGGGCACGTACGACTTCAGTAAAGGCATGCGCAGGGAGTCCCGGTGGAAGGAGATTCAGCGGCTGTTGACAGACTTGAAACGCATGGGTGGTGAAAGGCGCAGGCAGATCGTGCACAGCATTGAATGCCAGGTCGATGCCTCGAAGCAACACGGACATCTCCGGCCGATGACACCGCTGCAAGTAAGGGAGCTAGCGAGCACCTCGCTGGTGACGGTCGGCGCCCACTCCCACACGCATGATATCCTGACGCAGCTCAGACCGGAGGAAGCTGAGGACAGTATACTTCGCTCCAAAAATAAACTGGAGGCATGGACAGGCAAGAGTATCAAATACTTTTCATACCCAAACGGGGATTTCTCGCCGCCATTGATGCGTGCCGTGAAACGCGCCGGATTCCTGGCTGCGGTATGCACGGAAGAGAGAGCATGGAGACATACGGACGATATTTATGCCATACCGAGAATTGCTATCGGCCGTTACGACTCTTTATCCCGTTTCAAAAGGAAGTTAGCCCAAACGAAGTAG
- a CDS encoding GNAT family N-acetyltransferase — protein MDELERAQEQWNDVYNDSGMKSPVMSYEYVKHWYECFSKPKDIRVFRVMDADKSIGFLPMVVRSKNGVRILTNQTNDHCFYGEVLVRQGYEKIFRKKLLDEILDDNGWDVLHHMFGYSFSAIYPLFTESLLAEGNRRWTIKVQPTYSIVLDKTFDEYFQNDLSSSMRKSLKLSKSRLKKAGPHNYLHYERNQAIAMWQELLRIEDSGWKGKNGSSILKTVPEYRRFYDGLIRILALSGDLHLYFLELDKKNIAAVFGYTSGDVFQYLKIGYDEEYSALSPSNMLFMHLVKDIQENYRQIKRIHLFPYDDTGYKKRYANEEQQFAEIVIYNNTIGGRYLYALDRIKEKISKHPRLAQKIKRIMSAMK, from the coding sequence ATGGACGAGTTGGAGCGGGCCCAAGAGCAATGGAATGACGTGTACAATGACAGCGGCATGAAATCACCTGTTATGTCCTATGAGTACGTCAAGCATTGGTATGAATGTTTTTCCAAGCCGAAAGACATCAGGGTGTTTAGAGTCATGGATGCGGACAAGTCGATAGGGTTTCTTCCCATGGTCGTCAGGTCGAAAAACGGCGTTCGCATATTGACGAATCAGACCAACGACCACTGCTTTTACGGGGAAGTGTTGGTCAGGCAGGGTTACGAAAAAATATTCAGAAAAAAACTGCTAGACGAGATCCTCGACGACAACGGCTGGGATGTGCTTCATCATATGTTCGGCTATTCCTTCTCCGCAATTTATCCGCTGTTCACGGAATCGTTGCTAGCTGAAGGGAACCGGCGCTGGACAATAAAAGTACAGCCGACTTATTCTATTGTGCTAGACAAAACCTTCGACGAGTACTTTCAAAACGATCTGTCCTCGAGCATGAGAAAGAGCCTCAAACTGTCTAAGAGCAGATTGAAGAAAGCCGGTCCGCACAATTACCTTCACTATGAAAGAAATCAAGCCATCGCTATGTGGCAGGAATTACTAAGAATTGAAGACAGTGGCTGGAAGGGAAAGAACGGAAGTTCTATATTGAAGACAGTTCCTGAATATCGAAGATTTTATGATGGATTGATTCGGATTCTAGCTTTGTCAGGTGATTTGCATCTATATTTCCTGGAACTAGACAAAAAAAATATTGCCGCTGTATTTGGCTACACGTCAGGCGATGTTTTTCAATATTTAAAAATCGGATATGATGAAGAGTATTCTGCCCTGTCTCCATCAAACATGCTATTCATGCATCTGGTAAAAGATATACAAGAAAATTATCGGCAAATAAAAAGGATCCATTTATTTCCATATGACGATACGGGTTATAAGAAGCGTTATGCGAACGAAGAGCAGCAGTTTGCTGAGATTGTCATCTACAATAACACTATCGGGGGACGATACTTATATGCGCTGGACAGAATAAAGGAGAAGATATCAAAGCACCCCAGATTGGCGCAAAAGATCAAGCGGATAATGAGCGCCATGAAATGA
- a CDS encoding GNAT family N-acetyltransferase, with translation MMVCDRPSESQQRDGLWTVEIEQRRTPIINTIAVIDPRDIDRRFENGDLCFYVHDGIRCLGFTWGHTGDCYIRGAATKLTLEPHSVYLYSVYTLEEVRRRGIYDAIQKEFFRYYKKRQVTRIYTMIEKDNHIMKQVFLRSGFRIKSNIHCVRYHKVGVRYVYDYEDGKMAVQFITREPGDCVVI, from the coding sequence ATGATGGTGTGCGACAGGCCAAGTGAAAGCCAGCAACGCGACGGATTGTGGACTGTTGAGATCGAGCAAAGACGCACGCCAATAATTAATACGATAGCCGTGATCGATCCGCGAGACATCGACCGGCGCTTCGAGAACGGCGACCTGTGCTTTTACGTTCATGACGGCATAAGGTGCCTGGGCTTTACTTGGGGACATACTGGAGACTGCTATATCCGAGGCGCTGCCACGAAACTGACTCTCGAGCCGCACAGTGTATACCTGTACAGCGTCTACACGTTGGAGGAGGTGAGAAGACGGGGCATCTATGATGCCATACAAAAAGAGTTCTTCCGATATTACAAAAAACGGCAGGTGACGAGAATCTATACAATGATCGAGAAAGACAATCACATAATGAAGCAGGTCTTCCTGAGGAGCGGATTCAGAATCAAATCCAACATTCACTGCGTGCGTTATCACAAGGTGGGAGTCCGCTATGTGTATGATTACGAAGACGGAAAAATGGCGGTGCAGTTTATTACCAGAGAACCCGGGGATTGTGTGGTCATTTAG